The following are encoded together in the Girardinichthys multiradiatus isolate DD_20200921_A chromosome X, DD_fGirMul_XY1, whole genome shotgun sequence genome:
- the LOC124862366 gene encoding LOW QUALITY PROTEIN: coronin-1A-like (The sequence of the model RefSeq protein was modified relative to this genomic sequence to represent the inferred CDS: deleted 1 base in 1 codon): protein MSRKVVRASKFRHVFGQAVKADQCYDDIRISTMTWDSNFCSVNPKFVSMIVDASGGGAFMVLPLNKTGRIDMSYPTVCGHTGPVLDIEFCPHNDNIIASGSEDCSVMIWEIPDGGLTSPLTEPVVKLDGHSKRVGILNWHPTAHNVLLSAGSDNVIILWNVAQGGAVVRIDDVHPDLIYSACWNSDGSRILTSCKDKKLRVLEPREGTVLFEKEKPHEGSRPVRAVFVSDGKILSTGFSRMSERQVALWDPTNFGEALTLQELDTSSGVLLPFFDPDTGIVYLCGKGDSSIRYFEVTDEAPYVHYLSMYSSKESQKGMGYMPKRGLEVNKCEIARFYKLHERKCEPIVMTVPRKSDLFQEDLYPDTIGPEPSVEADEWFAGKDAPPILISLKDGFVATTKAKEFKVHKSLLKTTTASAGSQPESSGEVHSLRKEVQDLKAALQELTKRVRELETKD, encoded by the exons ATGTCCAGGAAAGTTGTGAGAGCCAGTAAGTTCCGTCACGTCTTCGGGCAGGCCGTGAAGGCCGACCAGTGTTACGATGACATCCGGATCTCCACGATGACCTGGGACAGCAACTTCTGCTCCGTGAACCCTAAGTTTGTTTCCATGATTGTGGACGCGAGCGGTGGGGGAGCCTTCATGGTGCTGCCCCTCAACAAG ACGGGACGTATCGACATGTCCTACCCCACCGTCTGTGGCCACACAGGTCCGGTTCTGGACATCGAGTTCTGTCCTCACAATGACAACATCATTGCCAGTGGATCTGAGGACTGCAGTGTCATG ATTTGGGAGATCCCAGACGGTGGGCTGACCTCACCGCTTACAGAGCCTGTTGTCAAACTGGACGGCCACTCTAAGCGTGTCGGCATCCTGAACTGGCACCCCACCGCCCACAACGTGCTGCTGAGTGCAG GTTCTGACAACGTGATAATCCTGTGGAACGTGGCCCAGGGAGGGGCAGTCGTGAGGATCGACGACGTGCACCCTGACCTCATCTACAGCGCCTGCTGGAACAGCGACGGCTCCAGGATCCTCACCTCCTGCAAAGACAAGAAGCTAAGAGTGCTGGAACCACGGGAAGGCACCGTGCTCTTT GAGAAGGAGAAACCTCACGAAGGCtccaggcctgtgagagccgtgTTCGTGTCCGACGGGAAGATCCTGAGCACCGGCTTCAGTCGCATGAGCGAGCGGCAGGTGGCGCTGTGGGATCCG ACCAACTTTGGGGAGGCGCTGACCCTGCAGGAGCTGGACACAAGCAGCGGCGTCCTCCTGCCG TTTTTTGACCCAGACACTGGAATCGTCTACCTCTGTGGCAAG GGAGACAGCAGTATCCGTTACTTCGAAGTGACAGATGAGGCTCCTTACGTCCACTACCTGTCCATGTACAGCAGCAAGGAGAGCCAGAAGGGGATGGGATACATGCCCAAGAGAGGCCTGGAGGTCAACAAGTGCGAAATCGCAAG GTTCTACAAACTCCATGAGAGGAAATGTGAACCTATAGTGATGACAGTACCACGCAAG TCGGATCTGTTCCAGGAAGACCTGTACCCAGACACCATCGGCCCTGAGCCCTCGGTTGAAGCTGACGAGTGGTTTGCTGGGAAAGACGCTCCGCCCATTCTGATCTCCCTAAAGGATGGGTTTGTAGCCACCACCAAGGCCAAGGAATTCAAAGTCCACAAGAGCCTCCTGAAGACCACGACTGCTTCTGCAGGGAGCCAACCAGAGAGCAGCGGG GAGGTCCATTCTCTAAGGAAGGAGGTGCAGGACCTGAAAGCAGCTTTACAGGAGCTGACCAAGCGTGTGAGAGAGCTGGAGACCAAAGATTAA
- the LOC124862827 gene encoding progestin and adipoQ receptor family member 4-like isoform X1, whose amino-acid sequence MVSHKVLVAIILLNVYIGVQSVFYLFGGVLLTVLFAMAFLNGPRLLDWASSPPHLQFNKYVLTGYRPISSVQDCIRSLFYLHNELGNIYTHGIPLVCFLVLLPLNIPWSQISVTWLGVVHFLACLSPQLGSVVYHLFMNHEGGEPVYHTLLKLDVCGICMINTLGALPIVYITLWCYPFIRTVSLLVYILLSVYGIYCAVTARSSVRRLRSFAWQALFRLSFFLLRWVGMGGGSPTSLRHFLMMDALAVLGGVINITRIPERFRPGLFDYWCNSHQIMHVLVVGSILYLHWGVLDDLLWINSYNCPSN is encoded by the exons ATGGTATCTCATAAGGTTTTGGTCGCAATAATCCTGCTGAACGTGTACATAGGGGTgcagtctgtgttttatttgttcggTGGCGTCCTTTTAACGGTCCTGTTTGCTATGGCATTCTTAAACGGACCGAGGCTGCTGGACTGGGCCAGCTCCCCGCCACATCTTCAGTTCAATAAATACGTCCTGACAGGATACCGGCCCATCTCCTCCGTGCAGGACTGCATCAGAAGCCTGTTTTACCTCCACAATGAACTTGGGAACATATACACACACG GCATCCCATTGGTTTGCTTCCTGGTGCTGCTGCCGCTCAACATCCCCTGGTCTCAGATCAGCGTTACTTGGCTGGGCGTGGTTCacttcctggcctgcctgtcgCCCCAGCTGGGCTCCGTGGTCTACCACCTGTTCATGAACCATGAAGGAGGCGAGCCCGTCTACCACACCCTCCTGAAGCTGGACGTCTGTGGAATCTGCATGATCAACACGCTGG GGGCGCTTCCTATCGTCTACATCACGCTGTGGTGCTACCCCTTCATCCGCACAGTGTCCCTGCTCGTCTACATCCTGCTGTCCGTTTACGGCATCTACTGCGCCGTCACGGCTCGGAGCAGCGTGCGCCGGCTGCGCTCCTTCGCCTGGCAGGCCTTATTCCGCCTCTCCTTCTTCCTGCTCCGATGGGTGGGCATGGGCGGCGGCAGCCCCACCTCGCTCCGCCACTTCCTCATGATGGACGCGTTGGCCGTGCTGGGCGGGGTCATCAACATCACACGCATCCCAGAGCGCTTCCGGCCGGGCCTCTTTGACTACTGGTGCAACAGCCACCAGATCATGCACGTACTGGTGGTGGGCTCCATCCTTTACCTGCACTGGGGCGTCCTGGACGACCTGCTGTGGATCAACAGCTACAACTGTCCCTCCAACTGA
- the LOC124862827 gene encoding progestin and adipoQ receptor family member 4-like isoform X2 encodes MLLVPACSFPQAVPSHSLNDHRKRLHTRRDFCVISPHLQSTWQAFLLEKAFVSGIPLVCFLVLLPLNIPWSQISVTWLGVVHFLACLSPQLGSVVYHLFMNHEGGEPVYHTLLKLDVCGICMINTLGALPIVYITLWCYPFIRTVSLLVYILLSVYGIYCAVTARSSVRRLRSFAWQALFRLSFFLLRWVGMGGGSPTSLRHFLMMDALAVLGGVINITRIPERFRPGLFDYWCNSHQIMHVLVVGSILYLHWGVLDDLLWINSYNCPSN; translated from the exons ATGCTTCTGGTGCCAGCGTGTTCATTCCCTCAGGCTGTTCCCAGTCATTCTCTAAATGACCACAGGAAGCGACTTCACACCAGAAGAGATTTCTGCGTAATTTCACCACACTTACAAAGCACATGGCAAGCTTTTCTTCTTGAAAAAGCCTTTGTTTCAG GCATCCCATTGGTTTGCTTCCTGGTGCTGCTGCCGCTCAACATCCCCTGGTCTCAGATCAGCGTTACTTGGCTGGGCGTGGTTCacttcctggcctgcctgtcgCCCCAGCTGGGCTCCGTGGTCTACCACCTGTTCATGAACCATGAAGGAGGCGAGCCCGTCTACCACACCCTCCTGAAGCTGGACGTCTGTGGAATCTGCATGATCAACACGCTGG GGGCGCTTCCTATCGTCTACATCACGCTGTGGTGCTACCCCTTCATCCGCACAGTGTCCCTGCTCGTCTACATCCTGCTGTCCGTTTACGGCATCTACTGCGCCGTCACGGCTCGGAGCAGCGTGCGCCGGCTGCGCTCCTTCGCCTGGCAGGCCTTATTCCGCCTCTCCTTCTTCCTGCTCCGATGGGTGGGCATGGGCGGCGGCAGCCCCACCTCGCTCCGCCACTTCCTCATGATGGACGCGTTGGCCGTGCTGGGCGGGGTCATCAACATCACACGCATCCCAGAGCGCTTCCGGCCGGGCCTCTTTGACTACTGGTGCAACAGCCACCAGATCATGCACGTACTGGTGGTGGGCTCCATCCTTTACCTGCACTGGGGCGTCCTGGACGACCTGCTGTGGATCAACAGCTACAACTGTCCCTCCAACTGA
- the LOC124862467 gene encoding claudin-4-like, with protein sequence MGSSGVQMVCVALGVMGLIGAIVCCALPLWKVSAFIGNNILTAQDYQDGLWMQCVKQSTGQQQCKVYDSLLELSSDLQAARAMTIISCMLCGLSLLVLFCGADFTTCVQNEDAKPKLSLVAGVGLLLAGLLVIIPVSWSANITVRDFNNPLLPNSQKREMGACIYIGWAAGVLLILAGGLLCCFSRPKSGSSGGTAKYYSNSASAPNKNYV encoded by the exons ATGGGATCGTCAGGAGTTCAGATGGTATGTGTGGCCCTTGGGGTCATGGGGCTGATTGGGGCCATTGTCTGTTGCGCCCTCCCTCTCTGGAAAGTGTCAGCTTTCATAGGAAACAACATCTTGACCGCACAG GACTACCAAGATGGTCTTTGGATGCAATGTGTGAAGCAAAGCACTGGACAGCAGCAGTGCAAAGTGTATGACTCCTTGCTGGAGTTATCCTCTGACCTGCAGGCCGCCCGAGCCATGACCATCATCAGCTGCATGCTCTGCGGGCTCAGCCTCCTCGTCCTGTTCTGCGGTGCCGATTTCACCACATGTGTGCAGAACGAAGACGCCAAGCCCAAACTCAGCCTGGTGGCAGGGGTGGGACTGCTGCTGGCCGGCCTCCTGGTGATCATCCCGGTCAGCTGGTCGGCAAATATTACTGTAAGAGACTTCAACAACCCCTTGTTGCCGAATTCCCAGAAGAGAGAGATGGGAGCGTGCATCTACATCGGCTGGGCAGCTGGTGTGCTGTTGATTCTGGCTGGAGGTCTGCTCTGCTGCTTCAGCAGGCCCAAATCAGGGAGCTCTGGTGGAACCGCCAAGTACTACAGCAACAGTGCTTCAGCTCCAAACAAAAACTACGTGTAG